The Ramlibacter pinisoli genome segment CCAGGCCCATGCCGAGCAGCGCCGCCTGCACCAGGCCCTCGCCGTCGCTGATGCGCACCCCGCTGGCCGGGTGGACGTCCAGCGCGCGGCCGCGCTGGCGGAACTGCCAGGGCCGGTCCTTGCCGCTGGTGGGCATGCGGAACACCAGGGCGTCGTGCTGCGCCAGCTGCTCCAGCCGGCGCGGCGTGCCCCGCTCCTGCAGGTAGGCCGGGCTGGCCACCAGCACCATGGCCTGGGCCATGAAGCGGCGCGAGACCAGCGTCGAATCCTTCAGGTCGCCGGCGCGCACCGCCAGGTCGATGCCCTCCTTCACCAGGTCGGCGTAGCCGTCCTGCAGCCGCACGTCCAGCTCCAGGCCGGGGTGCTGGCGCCGCAGCCGCGCGAGCACCGGCAGGATGACGCGCCGCCCGAGCACGATGGGCAGGTCGACCCGCAGCGTGCCGGTGGGCGATTCGCGCACGCCGGCCGCCTCGGCCTGCAGTTCGTCGACCTCGGCCAGCAGGCGCTGGCAGCGCCGGAACAGCCGCCCGCCATCGGGCGTCAGGCTCACCTGGCGGGTGGTGCGGTGGAACAGCTTGACGCCCAGCCGGCCCTCCAGCCGCCCCACCGCCTTGGCCAGCGTCGACGGTGCACTGCCGGTGCCGCGTGCCGCGGCGGCAAAGCTGCCGTGCTTGGCGGTGTCGGCGAAGGCGGCGATCTGCTGCAGGCTGTTCATGGATTGCCGACATTCTGCCCTCAATGTTCCGGCACTGCCGCATCTTGTTCGCCGTCTACCGGCACCCCACACTGCGTCCCACGCGTTGCGCAATGCGTGGTTCCAGACCCAGCCACCCACCTCTCACCCGGAAGGATTCGCCATGTACGTCATCGAACAGCCCGCTCCCGTCGACACCCCCATCCCGGGCGTGCGCCACGCCACCTGGGGCGGCCGCGCCGAGGGCCTGACGGCCCTGAGCCTGTGGCGGCAATCGCTCGTGCCCGGCGGTGCGACACCGCCGCATTCGCACCCCTGCGACGAGGCGGTGCTGTGCCTGGCCGGGCAAGGCGAGGTCGAGATCGAGGGGCAGCGCCACGCCTTCGGCCCCGGGCAGACGGTGGTGCTGCCGGCCGGCGTGTTGCACCAGATCTTCAACACCGGCGACGCGACGCTGGAATGCACGGCCGTGTTTTCCGCCACCCCGGTGCCGGTCACGTTGCCGGACGGCAGCCCGCTGGAGCTGCCCTGGCGCACCTGAGGCAGGCGCCGGCGCACGCAGAGGCCGCCGGCGGGCGGCCGTTGCCTGCGGCGCCGGCGGCGCTCAGATGCCCAGCAGCTTCTTCGCCTCGCCCAGCGAGGTCATCGACTCCGTGTGCTTGCCCGCCTTGTGCTGGGCTTCGCCGTCGGCGCGCAGCTTGGCCACCTTGTCGGCATCTTCCTTGGACAGGGCCGGCTTGGTCGCGAGCTTGGCGTCGATCGCCTTCATCTCGTTGGGGCAGTTGTGGGCCCAGGCCGAACCGGCACCGGCCAGCGCGAGGCACAGAATCAAGGCTGAGTTGCGCATGGAGACCTCCTGGTGGAAGCAACCATCCAAGCTAGTCCACGGCCGGGCAAACTGCGCCCGCAATAACCCTAGCCTGGCCGGGTCGCGCAGACGAGTTCGCCGGGGTCGTTGGCGCGCACCGCCAGCTGGTCCTTGGCGGCGCCCACGTCCATGTCGCGCGGCAGGGTCACGCCGTTCTTGACCGCCAGGATCTCGGCCATGACGCTCACCGCGATCTCGGGCGGCGTCTTGCTGCCGATGTAGATGCCGATGGGTCCGCGCAGGCGCGCCAGCGACGCCTCGGTCTGGCCGAAGTGCTCGATCATCCGCTCGCGCCGCGCCTCGTTGTTGCGCCGGCTGCCGATGGCGCCGACATAGAACGCTTCCGTGTCCAGCGCCTCCAGCAGCGCCAGGTCATCCAGCTTGGGGTCGTGCGTGAGCGCCACCACGCAGCTGCGCCGGTCGGGCTTGAACGCGGTGACCACGTCGTCGGGCATGTCGTTGACGAGCTTGGCGCCGGGCACGTGGAAGGCGCCGCGGTATTCCTCGCGCGGGTCGCACACCGTGACCGCGAAGCCGCTGAACAGCGCCATGGTGGCGAGGTACTCGGTCAGCTGGCCGGCGCCGATGAGCAGCATGCGGTACTCGGGCCCGAAGGTGTTGACCATGCGCTGGTCGTCGACCACCAGCTCCGACGGCGTGTCGGCCGGCTCCAGCGTGACGGCGCCGTCGGCCAGGCGGACCGTGCGGCGCGTCAGCCGGCCGGTCTCGAGCAGCGCCACCAGCTGTTCCAGCGGCTGCGGATCGGGGTCGTACTCGAGCAGCAGCTCCAGCGTGCCGCCGCAGGGCAGCCCGAAGCGGTGCGCCTCGTCGGCGGTGATGCCGTACTTCACCAGCGTCGGCGGGCCCGATGGGATCCGGTGCGGGCCGTCCTTGCCGGCATAGGCCTGGGTGTGGCGGTAGATCAGGTCGTCCTCGATGCAGCCGCCCGACACCGAGCCGACCACCGAGCCGTCCTCGGCCAGCGCCATGATGGAGCCCACCGGCCGGGGCGACGAGCCCCAGGTGCGCACCACGGTCGCCAGCAGGGCACGCTGGCCGGCCACGCGCCAGTCGCGCAGGGTCCGCAGGACCAGGACATCGAGGTTTTCCATAGCGCTCCGGGGTCAGAAGGTGTAGGCGGCGTTCACGCCGAGCAGCCAGGTGCGGCCCGGCGCCGGTTCGAAGTAGCGGCCATTGCCCTCGTTCACGATCACCGAACCGGCGTAGCGCCGGTCGGCCACATTGTCCACACGCAGGAATTCCCGCATCGTCCAGCGGCCCACCGGCTGTGTCAACGCGGCGCGCAGCGACACGATGGTGCTGGCGGCGGCGAAGTCGGTGTTGAGGTCGTCGACCGCGATGCGGCCGGTGTGGCGCACCTCGGCGGCGGTCTCCAGGCCCCAGGGCCGGTGCTGCCAGGCCAGCTCGGCAAACAGCGTCCGGTCCGGGATGCCCGGGATGCGGTTGCCGGCCGGCACCAGCACGGTGGGCGTGGTGCACGGCGGCGGCCCGCAGGTCAGGAAGCTGTTGTCGTAGCGCGCCTGCAGCCAGGTGGCCGCGAGGGCCGTGGACCAGCCGCCGCCCAGAGGGCCGGCGGCCAGCAGCTCGAGGCCATGGCGCCGCGTGCGGCCGGCGTTCTGGAAGGTGCTGCGGCCGCCGCTGTTGCTCAGCACCACGATCTCGTCGGCGGTGCGGGCCTCGAACACGGCGGCATTCAGCTGCCAGCGCCCGGCCAGCCGTGCCTTCGCACCCAGTTCCCACTGGCGGCTGACGGCCGGCTGCAGCGCGGTGTTCAGGCCGCCGCCGCCCGGGCGGTTGGCCAGCTCGTTCAGGGTCGGCGTCTCGAAGCCGCGGCCGGCCGAGGCATACAGGTTCAGCGTCTCGCTGGCATGCCAGACCACGCCCAGCACCGGCGTGGTGGCACCGTAGGCCACCTCGCCGCTGTCGTCGCCGTTGGCGCCGGTGATGAAGTGGTCGCTGGAGCGGAACACGATGCTCGAGTGGCGCAGGCCCGCCGTGAGGCTGAAGCGCTCGCCGCTCCACACGCCCTCGACGTACTGGTCGACCGTGCGGGCCCGGTTGTCCTCGTCCCGGCGCAGGGCGCCGCGCACGCCCAGTTCGGTCGGCGCCGCGGCCGGGCCGGTGAAGTTCTGGAAGCCCAGGCGGTGCTCGCGCAGCTCGTCGGCATAGACGCCGGCCGTCAGGGTGAACGGTGCGCCGGCCAGCCGCGTGGCGTGGACCCACTGCGCATCCAGGCCCTGGTCCTCGCGCTGCAGGTCGATGACGCCGCCCGGCTGCGTGATCGGGACCTGGGTGGCGGGCGGGATGGCCTGGTACTGCTCGGTGCCGCGCTGGCCGCGCCAGGTGGTGAGCTTCAGGGCGTTGGCCGCGTCCAGCCGGTGGTCCAGGATCGCCCCCAGCTGCAGCTGGTCGACCGCCTTGCGGGTGCGGAAGGGGCGCGCCCCCGGGCTGGCCTGGGTCGGGTCGGCCTCGAACTCGGCGCGCGTCAGGCCCAGCGGATCCAGCGCCTCGGGCATGTCGAGCTGGTTGACCACCAGCGTCAGCGTGGTGTCGGGCCCCGCGTTGTACTTGAACTTGCCGTTGAAGCCGCGCCGCTGGGCCGAACTCCAGTCGCGCGCGCCCTCGGTCTCGAAATGGGTGGCGCTGAGCGAGTACTGCCACGCGCCCTGCTGGCCGGACAGCCGGGCGTTGACGCGGCGGATGCTGTCGCTGCCGATCGCGCCGCTGATCTCGGCCACGGTCTGCGGGCCGCCGTCCGCCGTGAACAGGCTGATGACGCCCCCCGACGAGTTGCCATGCAGGGCCGAGAACGGCCCCCGCAGCACCTCCATCCGGTCGGCCGAGAACAGGTCGAAGTGCGAGGTCTGGCTCTGGCCGTCGGGCGCCGTGGCCGGGATGCCGTCGGTGTACAGGCGCAGGCCGCGCACGCCGAAGGTCGAGCGGGCGCCGTAGCCGCGCGAGGAGATCTGGATGTCCTGCGCGTAGTTCTGCCGGTTGAGGGCCGTGATGCCCGGCACCCGCGCCAGCGACTCCGACAGGTTGATGCCCAGGGTGTCATTGCGCAGCACCGGGCCCGGCAGCACGTCGACCGAGGCCGGGATGTCGAACGCCGGCCGCGCCATGCCCAGGCCGGGCGTCACCACCACTTGCCGCAATTCCCCTTCGGCCGGGGCAGTCGCCGGTGCGCCCTGCTGCGCCGCCGCTGGCACCCCGAGCAGCGCCACCGCCGCTGCCACCAGCGTCCGTCGCATCGCGACTCCTGGGCGCCGCCGGTGGTCGCGGTGCATCGTCGGCGCGCCGTCAGTCGTCGACGACGACGCTGTGCGGCTCGCGCCCGACCCGTACCGTGCGCAGCGCCTTCATCGCCCTGGCGTCGACGATGCTCAGGTCGTCGGACAGGCCGTTCGGCACGTACAGGCGGGTGCCGTCGCGCGACACGGCCACGTCCCAGGGCCGCCGCCCCACCGGCACGTAGCCGCGCACCCGGCGCCTGGCCACATCGACGACGGCGACGTGGTCGGCGCGGCCGAGTGCCACGTAGACGGTCTTGCCGTTGGGCGACAGCGCCATGCCCACGGGAGTCACGTCCTCCCGCCCCATCCCCGGTGGCCGGAATGCGACCGTGGAGACGACCGTGTGGCGGGCCGTGTCGATGACGCTGGCGGAGGCGTCCTGCGCGTTGCTCACCCACAGCTGGCGGCCGGCCAGCAGGAGCCGGCGCGGCCGCTGGCCGACCGGGATGGTGCGGACCACCTGGCGCGCGGCCACGTCGACCACATGGACGACGCCCGCGACCTCCGAGGTCACGTACACCAGCGTGCCGTCGGCGGACACCTTCACGCCCTCGGGCTCGCCGCCCACCTTCACCGCGAACAGCTTCTTGCCGGCCACCAGGTCGAACGCAGTGAGCGTCGCGCCGCCCTGGTTGCTGGCGTAGAGCGTGCGGCCGTCGGGCGAGAGGTCGAAGATCACGGGGGCCTCGCCCACCTCCAGCCGCTCCACGATCCGGCCGGCCGCCGGGTCCCAGGCGACGATGCGGCCGTCGTCGCCGCAGGCCACGTACAGCCGCTGGCGGGCCGGCCCGAGCTGCGCGTGGCGAGGGCGGCGGCACAGCGCCGGGGTGGCGACGGTCTCCCCGCGCGCCAGGTCGACCACCGCCAGGGCGTTGTCCTTCTCCGACGTCACGAACAGCCGGCCCTGCGCCACCGCGGCCGCCCCCGCCAGCGCCAGCAGCGCGGCCAGCGCCGCCCGTCCCAATCCGCGACTGTCCATGCCGGTCAGCGCAGCAGCAGGTAGCCCAGGGCCACCACGACCACGGCGCCGACCACCCAGGCCCAGGCCGGCACGCCGCCGGACGGCGCTCCCGCGGCGGTCGCTGTCGCCGTCGCCGTTGCATTCGCGGTCGCGCCCGCGGCCGCCGCAGCGCCTGCGGCCGGCGCGCTGGCCTCGGGCGCCGCCGCCGCCGGCGGATGCCGGCGCAGCAGCTCCTGCTCGAAGCGGCGGAAGAAATCCTCGGCCATGGAGCGCGCGACACCGTCGATCAGGCGCTGCCCGACCTGGGCGATCCGGCCGCCGACCTGCGCGTTCACGGTGTACGACAGGTCGCAGCCGCTGCCGC includes the following:
- a CDS encoding LysR family transcriptional regulator; translation: MNSLQQIAAFADTAKHGSFAAAARGTGSAPSTLAKAVGRLEGRLGVKLFHRTTRQVSLTPDGGRLFRRCQRLLAEVDELQAEAAGVRESPTGTLRVDLPIVLGRRVILPVLARLRRQHPGLELDVRLQDGYADLVKEGIDLAVRAGDLKDSTLVSRRFMAQAMVLVASPAYLQERGTPRRLEQLAQHDALVFRMPTSGKDRPWQFRQRGRALDVHPASGVRISDGEGLVQAALLGMGLAQLPDYFVRDEIGRGELVEVLPALRPAPIPISIVYPGARLVPQRVRVVIDALLTLKG
- a CDS encoding cupin domain-containing protein, with the protein product MYVIEQPAPVDTPIPGVRHATWGGRAEGLTALSLWRQSLVPGGATPPHSHPCDEAVLCLAGQGEVEIEGQRHAFGPGQTVVLPAGVLHQIFNTGDATLECTAVFSATPVPVTLPDGSPLELPWRT
- a CDS encoding XdhC family protein, with the protein product MENLDVLVLRTLRDWRVAGQRALLATVVRTWGSSPRPVGSIMALAEDGSVVGSVSGGCIEDDLIYRHTQAYAGKDGPHRIPSGPPTLVKYGITADEAHRFGLPCGGTLELLLEYDPDPQPLEQLVALLETGRLTRRTVRLADGAVTLEPADTPSELVVDDQRMVNTFGPEYRMLLIGAGQLTEYLATMALFSGFAVTVCDPREEYRGAFHVPGAKLVNDMPDDVVTAFKPDRRSCVVALTHDPKLDDLALLEALDTEAFYVGAIGSRRNNEARRERMIEHFGQTEASLARLRGPIGIYIGSKTPPEIAVSVMAEILAVKNGVTLPRDMDVGAAKDQLAVRANDPGELVCATRPG
- a CDS encoding TonB-dependent receptor family protein, which gives rise to MRRTLVAAAVALLGVPAAAQQGAPATAPAEGELRQVVVTPGLGMARPAFDIPASVDVLPGPVLRNDTLGINLSESLARVPGITALNRQNYAQDIQISSRGYGARSTFGVRGLRLYTDGIPATAPDGQSQTSHFDLFSADRMEVLRGPFSALHGNSSGGVISLFTADGGPQTVAEISGAIGSDSIRRVNARLSGQQGAWQYSLSATHFETEGARDWSSAQRRGFNGKFKYNAGPDTTLTLVVNQLDMPEALDPLGLTRAEFEADPTQASPGARPFRTRKAVDQLQLGAILDHRLDAANALKLTTWRGQRGTEQYQAIPPATQVPITQPGGVIDLQREDQGLDAQWVHATRLAGAPFTLTAGVYADELREHRLGFQNFTGPAAAPTELGVRGALRRDEDNRARTVDQYVEGVWSGERFSLTAGLRHSSIVFRSSDHFITGANGDDSGEVAYGATTPVLGVVWHASETLNLYASAGRGFETPTLNELANRPGGGGLNTALQPAVSRQWELGAKARLAGRWQLNAAVFEARTADEIVVLSNSGGRSTFQNAGRTRRHGLELLAAGPLGGGWSTALAATWLQARYDNSFLTCGPPPCTTPTVLVPAGNRIPGIPDRTLFAELAWQHRPWGLETAAEVRHTGRIAVDDLNTDFAAASTIVSLRAALTQPVGRWTMREFLRVDNVADRRYAGSVIVNEGNGRYFEPAPGRTWLLGVNAAYTF
- a CDS encoding beta-propeller fold lactonase family protein — its product is MDSRGLGRAALAALLALAGAAAVAQGRLFVTSEKDNALAVVDLARGETVATPALCRRPRHAQLGPARQRLYVACGDDGRIVAWDPAAGRIVERLEVGEAPVIFDLSPDGRTLYASNQGGATLTAFDLVAGKKLFAVKVGGEPEGVKVSADGTLVYVTSEVAGVVHVVDVAARQVVRTIPVGQRPRRLLLAGRQLWVSNAQDASASVIDTARHTVVSTVAFRPPGMGREDVTPVGMALSPNGKTVYVALGRADHVAVVDVARRRVRGYVPVGRRPWDVAVSRDGTRLYVPNGLSDDLSIVDARAMKALRTVRVGREPHSVVVDD
- a CDS encoding CoxG family protein: MDMQGSRELPVSRQQAWEALNDPEVLKACIPGCDKVEPNGENQYLIGMSVKVGPVSAKFTGKIRLEDVNPPASYTLRFEGQGGAAGFGKGSAQVALAERGSGCDLSYTVNAQVGGRIAQVGQRLIDGVARSMAEDFFRRFEQELLRRHPPAAAAPEASAPAAGAAAAAGATANATATATATAAGAPSGGVPAWAWVVGAVVVVALGYLLLR